A genomic window from Ignavibacteria bacterium includes:
- a CDS encoding 3-hydroxybutyryl-CoA dehydrogenase, with protein MNIGIIGFGTMGIGIAQSAAKANHTVYAFDIDKKFLKSNFEKLKKEIQSSVQKGKLTSEVGEKILSNIYTKTTLKDLSECSIIIEAIVEDIKVKGELFKELDLLTSEKTILASNTSSISITSIASHTKKSDRVVGLHFFNPAHIMKLVEVVKGFHTSDEIVTATVEFSQSLGKIPVVCKDTPGFIVNRIARPFYGETLRLLGEGVATVEEIDRIVKLEGGFKMGPFELMDLIGIDVNLAVTQSVYEQYFHEPRYRPHIIQKKMVESNQLGRKTGKGFYTY; from the coding sequence ATGAACATCGGCATCATCGGTTTTGGAACAATGGGAATCGGCATTGCACAATCTGCTGCAAAAGCAAATCACACAGTGTACGCTTTCGACATTGATAAAAAGTTCCTCAAATCAAATTTTGAAAAACTCAAAAAAGAAATTCAATCGTCAGTTCAAAAAGGAAAATTGACTTCAGAAGTTGGAGAAAAAATTCTTTCGAACATTTACACAAAAACTACGTTAAAAGATTTATCCGAATGTTCAATCATCATCGAAGCAATTGTCGAAGATATAAAAGTAAAAGGCGAACTTTTCAAAGAACTTGATTTGCTCACATCGGAAAAAACTATTCTCGCTTCGAACACTTCTTCAATTTCCATTACATCCATCGCATCGCATACAAAAAAATCCGACCGAGTTGTTGGTTTGCATTTTTTCAATCCCGCGCACATAATGAAATTGGTTGAAGTTGTAAAAGGATTTCATACTTCTGATGAAATTGTAACTGCAACAGTTGAGTTCTCACAATCGCTGGGAAAAATTCCCGTCGTATGCAAAGATACTCCGGGATTTATTGTGAACAGAATTGCGCGACCATTTTACGGAGAAACACTACGATTACTTGGCGAAGGAGTTGCAACAGTTGAAGAAATTGACCGCATCGTAAAACTCGAAGGCGGATTTAAAATGGGACCGTTTGAATTGATGGACTTAATCGGAATTGATGTGAATCTCGCCGTTACGCAATCCGTGTACGAACAATATTTTCACGAACCGCGTTATCGTCCGCATATCATTCAGAAAAAAATGGTCGAATCAAATCAACTCGGAAGAAAAACGGGAAAAGGATTTTATACCTATTGA